A part of Brassica rapa cultivar Chiifu-401-42 chromosome A05, CAAS_Brap_v3.01, whole genome shotgun sequence genomic DNA contains:
- the LOC103866817 gene encoding acyl carrier protein 1, mitochondrial, with translation MALRNALLRHLRVPVQNLAVRGSNQSQIGFLGSMRAFSSHDDHLSKQDVVDRVLDVVKSFPKVDPAKVTPEVHFQKDLGLDSLDTVEIVMAIEEEFKLEIPDKEADKIDSCSLAIEYVFNHPMSS, from the exons ATGGCACTGAGAAACGCACTTCTTCGTCACCTGAGGGTTCCCGTGCAAAACCTAGCGGTGAGAGGTTCGAACCAGTCTCAAATCGGATTCCTTGGCTCGATGCGTGCTTTCTCTTCGCACGATGATCATCTCAGCAAGCAGGATGTCGTCGACAGAGTCCTCGACGTTGTCAAGAGCTTCCCTAAAGTCGATCCCGCTAAG GTGACTCCTGAAGTTCATTTCCAAAAGGATTTGGGGTTAGATAGTTTGGACACGGTGGAGATTGTGATGGCTATTGAAGAGGAGTTCAAGCTTGAGATCCCTGACAAAGAAGCTGACAAGATAGACTCTTGCTCTCTTGCCATTGAATACGTTTTCAATCATCCTATGTCTAGCTAA
- the LOC103866820 gene encoding protein TRIGALACTOSYLDIACYLGLYCEROL 4, chloroplastic, with the protein MANLSSAIDAVFWDHNLSSPQTLEGTARSVPGEPFPVDGARASRSHRIQQLSLLREGFPLGVIPAFAPSSDKRLGSFSLNSLLLCPSSSNWWAGLVGQFKPKKLFADIKTSISKAEEWDLQLFKDTTKHIVDKSLYSVGLWTQIALGSSSSLLLSAERLGDKEGIRKKLMFVHPLEKHDLTVEAAWPDLFLDHKGRFWDVPESLNFDVSSLAPETTGLHYRFAVHKSKGHPQQVNAAETNGDAPPASLFPGLCAKAAVSYKASKDLWRPKEKDDNTKEEEEDDEDESPVFLPYDIRLKEPHAAVSGIVGSTLAAWITGRDTKRRSPITADAFGSACCTFQKGRFSKLYGDLTRVDARVDVSSASALAKRIFHAIKRSSGSNKTDDDASGSPRLSLIFQQQVAGPIVFKVDSQFEVGAGKYGAQMEDLIYSLNYSLRLLESGKVVAWYSPKRKEGMVELRVFEF; encoded by the exons ATGGCGAATCTCAGCTCAGCAATTGACGCAGTGTTCTGGGACCATAACCTCTCTTCACCGCAAACCCTCGAAGGCACAGCTCGTTCCGTTCCCGGCGAGCCGTTTCCCGTCGACGGTGCACGAGCCAGCCGCTCTCACCGTATTCAGCAGCTCTCTCTCCTCCGCGAAGGCTTCCCCCTCGGAGTCATCCCTGCTTTTGCTCCTTCTTCCGACAAGAGACTCGGCTCTTTCTCTCTCAATTCCCTCTTGCTCTGTCCTTCCTCTTCAAACTG GTGGGCAGGCTTGGTTGGGCAGTTCAAGCCAAAGAAGCTCTTTGCTGATATCAAAACAAGTATCAGCAAGGCAGAGGAATGGGATCTCCAGCTTTTCAAGGATACAACAAAACACATTGTAGACAAATCTCTTTACTCAGTTGGTCTATGGACTCAGATTGCATTGggctcttcttcctctctcttgCTCAGCGCTGAGCGTCTTGGCGATAAAGAAGGGATCAGAAAGAAGCTCATGTTTGTTCATCCG CTTGAGAAACATGATCTCACTGTGGAAGCAGCTTGGCCAGACCTGTTTCTGGACCATAAGGGACGGTTCTGGGATGTTCCTGAGTCGTTAAACTTCGATGTCTCATCGCTTGCTCCAGAGACGACCGGGCTTCACTACCGTTTTGCTGTACACAAAAGCAAGGGCCATCCTCAGCAAGTGAACGCTGCTGAGACTAATGGCGATGCTCCTCCTGCTTCTTTGTTCCCTGGCTTATGCGCCAAGGCTGCAGTTTCATACAAAGCAAGCAAAGACTTATGGAGGCCTAAAGAGAAAGATGACAacacaaaggaagaagaagaagatgatgaggatgagTCACCTGTCTTTCTTCCTTACGACATACGCCTCAAGGAGCCTCACGCAGCAGTTTCAGGGATAGTAGGAAGCACCTTGGCAGCTTGGATCACAGGCCGAGACACGAAGAGGAGGAGTCCGATAACTGCAGATGCGTTTGGTTCTGCGTGTTGTACGTTTCAGAAAGGGAGGTTTAGTAAGCTGTATGGTGATTTAACGAGGGTAGATGCTCGTGTGGACGTTTCCTCAGCTTCTGCTCTTGCTAAAAGAATCTTCCATGCTATTAAAAGATCTTCAGGGAGTAACAAAACAGATGATGACGCGTCAGGCTCTCCGAGGCTCAGCTTGATATTCCAGCAACAG GTTGCAGGGCCAATCGTTTTCAAAGTGGACTCACAGTTTGAGGTAGGTGCAGGGAAGTATGGTGCACAGATGGAGGATTTGATTTACAGTTTGAACTACTCGTTGAGGCTTCTTGAGTCTGGGAAAGTGGTGGCTTGGTACTCACCAAAGAGGAAAGAAGGCATGGTTGAGCTTCGAGTTTttgagttttaa